One window from the genome of Streptomyces sp. WZ-12 encodes:
- a CDS encoding SulP family inorganic anion transporter, with translation MTQLQKSPQPLSELLPEPSTPSRAAHPGKGASPGWRGDLSASVVVFLLAVPLSLGVALATGAPLQAGLVAAAVGGIVAGLLGGAPLQVTGAATGLLVVTADLVQRYGWRATCAITVLAGLAQLALGALRVARAALAVSPAIVHGMLAGIGVTIAVGQLHVVLGGSPDGSAVDNVAALPAQLAQPHTTALLTGAVAVAVLVGWPRLPGRAGRRARLVPAPLAAVLAATAVSAGATVPRVALPSWRLPESPVLPGGSLAALVTAVLTVTLVASMESLLSAVAVDRLAAERPGASPQRPRLNRELAGQGLANVVSGLLGGLPVSGGAIRGSANVRAGATTRRATVLHGVWVVLCAGLLAGVLELIPLAALAALVLVVGVRMVSFAHLRHVQRHREFPVYAATLGAVVLFGVLRGVLVGIAVGVFLALRRLTHTRVQVTEESGRHRVRVSGQLTFLAVPRMTWALAQVPPAADAVVELCGSFMDHAAYEALQSWTAAHRADGGQVTLVGRSGRPIAEPTDAHSCRPWTPWRNHHCTRPAPDHTAAHEGAGQLLGGVSAFQRHTAPLVREELARLAREGQRPTQLFLTCADSRLVTSMITSSGPGDLFTVRNVGNLMPPPGSDTSCDSVSAAVEYAVEVLRVESITVCGHSGCGAMAALLGSTAAPPPANEATPLARWLRHGRPSLARMARIGRLGRGEVAFAERPVADDQERLALVNVRQQLDHLRAHPCVARRMAEGSLSLHGMYFHVAEAQAYLLDEPTGRFRAVRADAPAVGA, from the coding sequence ATGACGCAGCTCCAGAAGTCGCCGCAGCCGCTGTCCGAGCTCTTGCCCGAGCCCAGTACGCCCTCCAGGGCCGCACACCCGGGAAAGGGGGCGAGCCCGGGCTGGCGGGGAGACCTCTCCGCCTCGGTCGTGGTCTTCCTGCTCGCCGTCCCGCTCTCGCTGGGCGTCGCCCTGGCCACCGGCGCCCCGCTCCAGGCCGGCCTGGTCGCCGCGGCCGTCGGCGGGATCGTCGCCGGGCTACTGGGCGGCGCGCCGCTCCAGGTGACCGGCGCCGCCACCGGCCTCCTGGTGGTCACCGCCGACCTCGTCCAGCGCTACGGCTGGCGCGCCACGTGCGCGATCACGGTCCTGGCCGGGCTGGCCCAACTCGCCCTCGGGGCGCTGCGGGTGGCCCGTGCCGCGCTCGCCGTCAGCCCGGCGATCGTGCACGGCATGCTCGCCGGCATCGGCGTCACCATCGCCGTCGGGCAGCTCCACGTGGTGCTCGGCGGCAGCCCCGACGGCTCGGCCGTCGACAACGTCGCGGCGCTGCCCGCCCAGTTGGCGCAGCCGCACACCACCGCGCTGCTGACCGGAGCCGTCGCGGTCGCCGTGCTGGTCGGCTGGCCGCGGCTGCCGGGCCGCGCCGGGCGCCGGGCGCGGCTGGTGCCGGCGCCGCTGGCCGCGGTGCTCGCCGCCACGGCGGTCAGCGCGGGCGCGACGGTTCCGCGGGTCGCGCTGCCGTCCTGGCGGCTGCCCGAGTCGCCCGTATTGCCCGGCGGTTCGCTCGCCGCCCTCGTCACCGCGGTGCTGACGGTCACCCTCGTGGCCAGTATGGAGTCGCTGCTGTCCGCGGTGGCCGTGGACCGGCTGGCCGCCGAGCGCCCGGGAGCTTCGCCGCAACGGCCGCGGCTGAACCGCGAATTGGCCGGCCAGGGCCTGGCCAACGTCGTCTCCGGCCTGCTGGGCGGTCTGCCGGTCTCCGGTGGCGCGATCCGCGGTTCGGCCAATGTGCGCGCCGGTGCGACCACCCGTCGGGCGACCGTGCTGCACGGCGTCTGGGTGGTGCTCTGCGCGGGCCTGTTGGCCGGGGTGTTGGAGCTGATCCCGTTGGCCGCGCTGGCCGCCCTGGTGCTGGTCGTCGGCGTACGGATGGTGAGCTTCGCGCACCTCCGGCACGTGCAGCGGCACCGCGAATTCCCGGTGTACGCGGCCACATTGGGCGCGGTGGTGCTCTTCGGCGTACTGCGGGGCGTCCTGGTGGGCATCGCGGTCGGGGTCTTCCTGGCGCTGCGGCGGCTGACCCACACCCGCGTCCAGGTGACGGAGGAGTCCGGCCGCCACCGGGTGCGCGTCAGCGGCCAGTTGACGTTCCTGGCGGTGCCGCGGATGACCTGGGCGCTGGCACAGGTGCCGCCGGCCGCCGACGCCGTCGTCGAGCTGTGCGGGTCCTTCATGGACCACGCCGCCTACGAGGCGCTGCAGTCCTGGACGGCCGCCCATCGGGCGGACGGTGGCCAGGTGACCCTCGTGGGCCGCTCGGGCCGCCCGATCGCCGAGCCGACCGACGCCCACTCCTGCCGGCCGTGGACGCCCTGGCGCAACCACCACTGCACCCGCCCCGCACCGGACCACACCGCGGCCCACGAGGGCGCCGGCCAACTCCTGGGCGGCGTCAGCGCGTTCCAGCGGCACACCGCGCCACTGGTGCGCGAGGAGCTGGCCCGGCTGGCGCGGGAGGGTCAGCGCCCGACTCAGCTCTTCCTGACCTGCGCCGACTCCCGGCTGGTGACGAGCATGATCACGTCGAGCGGGCCGGGCGACCTGTTCACCGTGCGCAACGTCGGCAATCTGATGCCGCCGCCCGGCTCGGACACCTCCTGCGATTCGGTGAGCGCCGCGGTCGAGTACGCGGTCGAGGTGCTGCGGGTGGAGTCGATCACCGTGTGCGGGCACTCCGGCTGCGGGGCCATGGCGGCGCTGCTCGGTTCGACCGCCGCCCCGCCACCGGCCAACGAGGCCACCCCGCTCGCCCGTTGGCTGCGGCACGGCCGTCCGAGCCTGGCCCGTATGGCGCGCATCGGGCGGCTGGGCCGGGGTGAAGTCGCCTTCGCCGAGCGGCCGGTGGCCGATGACCAGGAGCGACTGGCGCTGGTCAACGTCCGGCAGCAGCTCGACCACCTGCGGGCGCACCCCTGCGTGGCCCGTCGGATGGCCGAGGGCTCCCTCTCCCTCCACGGCATGTACTTCCACGTCGCCGAGGCCCAGGCGTATCTGCTGGACGAGCCCACCGGGCGGTTCCGGGCGGTGCGCGCCGACGCCCCGGCAGTGGGCGCCTGA